The DNA region TCAAGCGTTCGCGTACTTCGGCGTGATAGGCGTTGAACCATTGTTTCTCTTCCTGACTGAGCAGTGACGGCACCAGGCAACGCGTGTCGATCGGGCACAGCGTCAGGGTTTCGAACTTGAGGAACTCGCCAAACTCGCTGCTGCCGGCCTCGCGGTTCATCGCCAGGTTCTCGATACGCACGCCCCAACGGCCCGGACGGTAAGTACCCGGTTCGATCGACGTGATCATCCCCACCTGCATCGCAGTCTGCGGCGCCGGCGCAGCCTGATAGGCAATCACCTGCGGGCCTTCATGGACGTTGAGGAAATAGCCGACGCCGTGACCGGTACCGTGACCGTAATCGACGTTATCCGCCCAGATCGGCGCACGGGCGATGGAATCAAGCAGCGGCGACAGAATGCCTTTCGGGAAATGCGCCCGGGACAGGGCAATCACACCTTTGAGCACGCGCGTGCAGTCGCGCTTCTGCTCTTCAGTCGGCGTCCCCACCGGCACCATCCGCGTGATGTCGGTTGTGCCGCCGAGGTATTGACCCCCCGAGTCGATCAGCAACAAACCATCGCCCTCGATCACCGCGTGCTCTTCTTCGGTGGCGTGGTAGTGCGGCATTGCGCCATTGGCGTTGAACGCGGCAATGGTGTTGAAACTCAGCGAAACATAATCCGGACGACGTTCACGGGCAGCCGTGAGTTTTTCATCGATGGTCAGTTCGGTAATGCGCTCGCGCCCCCAGGCTGATTCCAGCCAGGCGAAGAATTCGCACAACGCTGCGCCGTCCTGCTCCATCGCTTTACGGATGTGCCCAGCGTCGGCTTCACTTTTCTGCGACTTGGCCAACGTGGTCGGGTTCAAGCCCTCGACCAGTTTCACGCCGCCGTCGAGATTGTCGAGCAAACCACTGGTGACCCGCGCCGGATCGACCAGCAAGCTCGCGCCACCCGGCACGGCCCGCAGCGCATCAGCCACTTCAGTGTAATCGCGCAGCGCCACGCCATCCTGTTCCAGCACGGCACGCAGATCAGCGTCAACCTTGCTCAGTGCGACGAACAGCGTGGC from Pseudomonas helmanticensis includes:
- a CDS encoding aminopeptidase P family protein, with the protein product MSTQTSTEGSVPQRLAHTRELMRREGIHALLVPSADPHLSEYLPGYWQGRQWLSGFHGSVGTLIVTADFAGVWADSRYWEQASKELKGSGIELVKLQPGQPSPLDWLAEQTPQGGVVAVDGAVMAVASARTLSSKLEARGARLRTDIDLLQEVWSDRPGLPNAAIYQHLPPQATVSRGEKLAKLRETLQERGADWHFIATLDDIAWLFNLRGGDVSFNPVFVSFALINQQQATLFVALSKVDADLRAVLEQDGVALRDYTEVADALRAVPGGASLLVDPARVTSGLLDNLDGGVKLVEGLNPTTLAKSQKSEADAGHIRKAMEQDGAALCEFFAWLESAWGRERITELTIDEKLTAARERRPDYVSLSFNTIAAFNANGAMPHYHATEEEHAVIEGDGLLLIDSGGQYLGGTTDITRMVPVGTPTEEQKRDCTRVLKGVIALSRAHFPKGILSPLLDSIARAPIWADNVDYGHGTGHGVGYFLNVHEGPQVIAYQAAPAPQTAMQVGMITSIEPGTYRPGRWGVRIENLAMNREAGSSEFGEFLKFETLTLCPIDTRCLVPSLLSQEEKQWFNAYHAEVRERLSPLLDGAALEWLETRTAAI